Proteins found in one Methanospirillum hungatei JF-1 genomic segment:
- the argC gene encoding N-acetyl-gamma-glutamyl-phosphate reductase, whose translation MKAAIIGASGYTGGELIRLMQSHPHVTIDVATSRQLAGKPVTSQHPHLKGFCNLTFENPEISSLDTDIAFLAVPHTAAMAYVPDLMERGIKIIDLSADYRLPQAVFEEVYGTPHTAWKEVPYGLCELHRDACRNAPFVSNPGCFPTGATLASAPLAKKAHTIIYDSKTGVSGAGDSPSATTHFPNVGDNLTAYKWTSHRHLAEMRQELAYLGSPARCYFTPHLLPVNRGILTTAHILLDEPIEQKEVEKIYQDFYRNEPFVRYQRPSLNAVRGSNFCDLMVEASENRVVAVSVIDNLVKGASGQAIQNMNLMCGWDETLGLMNPGMLP comes from the coding sequence ATGAAAGCTGCAATCATCGGCGCTTCCGGATACACCGGTGGCGAACTGATCCGACTGATGCAATCACACCCTCATGTGACCATTGATGTCGCAACATCCCGGCAGCTGGCAGGAAAACCGGTGACAAGCCAGCATCCCCATCTTAAGGGATTTTGTAACCTTACCTTTGAAAATCCGGAGATTTCATCCCTTGATACGGATATCGCATTCCTGGCAGTCCCCCATACCGCTGCCATGGCATATGTTCCGGATCTGATGGAGCGGGGAATAAAAATAATTGACCTCTCTGCAGATTACCGGCTCCCACAAGCAGTCTTTGAGGAGGTGTACGGGACACCCCATACCGCATGGAAGGAAGTACCGTACGGGCTATGTGAATTACACCGGGATGCCTGCAGAAATGCACCCTTTGTCTCAAACCCCGGATGCTTCCCGACCGGGGCAACCCTGGCATCAGCTCCCCTGGCAAAGAAGGCACATACCATCATCTATGACTCAAAAACAGGGGTTTCCGGTGCCGGTGACAGTCCGTCAGCAACAACCCACTTCCCCAATGTCGGGGATAACCTGACGGCATATAAATGGACCAGCCACCGTCACCTTGCTGAGATGAGACAGGAGCTGGCATACCTCGGATCACCGGCCCGGTGCTACTTCACCCCTCATCTCCTTCCGGTGAACCGGGGCATCCTGACCACCGCCCATATCCTGCTTGATGAACCGATCGAACAGAAAGAAGTGGAGAAGATATACCAGGACTTTTACCGGAATGAACCATTTGTCAGGTACCAGCGGCCTTCACTCAATGCTGTCCGGGGATCCAACTTCTGCGATCTGATGGTCGAAGCATCAGAGAACCGGGTTGTCGCGGTTTCGGTGATTGATAACCTGGTGAAAGGAGCGAGTGGCCAGGCAATACAGAATATGAACCTGATGTGCGGATGGGACGAGACACTCGGGCTTATGAACCCGGGAATGCTTCCCTGA
- a CDS encoding CBS domain-containing protein, whose amino-acid sequence MLVRDAMTKNPVTCNAGDSIADVAGVMRSRKIGGIPILEGDVLVGIVTETDIIQLLMTKGPSDDLWLPSPLEIIELPVREFINWEHTKKALTDIRQKKITDIMSKPVITISPDDDIETAAQRMLEKKIDRLCVTEQNKLIGIITREDIVWSLAGEKDA is encoded by the coding sequence ATGCTTGTTCGCGATGCAATGACCAAAAATCCGGTGACCTGTAACGCAGGCGACTCAATCGCCGATGTTGCCGGAGTAATGCGCAGCAGAAAGATTGGTGGAATCCCTATCCTGGAGGGAGATGTACTTGTCGGTATCGTCACCGAGACAGATATCATACAACTCCTCATGACAAAAGGGCCCTCTGATGATCTCTGGCTCCCGTCACCTCTTGAGATCATCGAACTGCCGGTCAGGGAATTTATCAACTGGGAACATACGAAAAAGGCTCTGACCGATATCAGGCAGAAGAAGATAACAGATATCATGAGTAAACCGGTGATCACCATCTCCCCTGATGATGACATCGAGACCGCAGCACAGCGGATGCTTGAGAAGAAGATCGATCGGCTTTGTGTTACCGAACAAAACAAACTGATCGGAATAATCACCCGTGAGGATATTGTCTGGTCCCTGGCTGGTGAGAAGGATGCATAA
- the argJ gene encoding bifunctional glutamate N-acetyltransferase/amino-acid acetyltransferase ArgJ: MQSICAIEGVKAAGIKEGKFGLALIEAEGTAAAAFTMNKACAAPIILMRERMKKGYLTATITNSGCANALTGKQGISDAMEMAAIAGEYLGVEPETVGVASTGVISRYLNLPLIRDQCSRIAPMMSHGPDAEIAAARAIMTTDLIEKHALVERDGFVIGGICKGSGMIAPNMGTMLGYVYTDAEINQQDLQDALKSAVRRSFNRVVVDGDTSTNDVVFCTATGAAGKVSKGEFAKALEECCTILGKHIAKDGEGATKMIEVVVRNAQTEDDADLIARTIVGSPLVKTAVYGEDPNWGRIVAAAGRSGAEIDPEIVSCWISNRKIRAQVCDRGTISADLSQAKAALSGSEVRIELDLALGNEHATAWGCDLTEKYVEINGKYTT; this comes from the coding sequence ATGCAGTCGATTTGTGCAATAGAAGGGGTAAAAGCAGCGGGAATCAAGGAAGGCAAGTTCGGCCTTGCACTTATTGAGGCAGAAGGAACCGCCGCAGCTGCATTTACCATGAATAAGGCGTGCGCAGCCCCCATCATCCTCATGCGTGAGCGGATGAAGAAGGGATACCTGACCGCCACCATAACAAATAGCGGATGTGCGAACGCCCTGACCGGAAAGCAGGGAATATCAGATGCCATGGAGATGGCAGCAATCGCCGGTGAGTATCTGGGTGTTGAACCAGAGACCGTCGGTGTTGCGAGTACCGGGGTTATCAGCCGGTACCTGAACCTTCCCCTAATCCGGGACCAGTGTTCCCGTATTGCTCCGATGATGTCTCACGGGCCTGATGCGGAGATAGCGGCTGCACGGGCCATCATGACCACTGACCTTATTGAAAAACACGCCCTTGTGGAACGCGACGGATTTGTCATCGGAGGTATATGTAAAGGATCGGGTATGATCGCCCCCAATATGGGGACCATGCTCGGATATGTATACACCGATGCAGAGATCAACCAGCAGGATCTGCAGGACGCCCTGAAATCTGCGGTCAGACGGAGTTTTAACCGGGTCGTCGTCGACGGTGATACCAGCACCAATGATGTGGTATTCTGTACCGCTACCGGAGCAGCAGGAAAGGTCTCAAAGGGTGAGTTTGCCAAAGCGCTGGAGGAGTGCTGCACCATCCTTGGGAAGCATATCGCAAAAGACGGAGAGGGAGCGACCAAGATGATCGAGGTGGTTGTCAGGAATGCCCAAACAGAGGATGATGCAGATCTCATCGCACGGACCATTGTCGGATCTCCCCTGGTCAAGACGGCGGTATACGGGGAGGATCCAAACTGGGGGCGTATCGTTGCCGCAGCCGGGCGTTCTGGTGCAGAGATAGATCCCGAGATCGTCTCATGCTGGATATCAAACCGGAAGATCCGGGCGCAGGTATGTGACCGGGGGACCATATCGGCCGATCTCTCCCAGGCGAAAGCAGCCCTCTCCGGGAGTGAGGTCAGGATTGAACTGGATCTTGCTCTCGGGAACGAGCATGCAACCGCCTGGGGTTGCGACCTGACTGAAAAATATGTTGAGATTAACGGGAAGTACACCACATGA
- the argB gene encoding acetylglutamate kinase, whose amino-acid sequence MKREDVLMEALPYIQKFHGRSMVIKLGGHAMVDTCIMDTVIRDVVLLQLVGIKCVIVHGGGPEITEKMKAMGKQPRFVSGLRITDDDTLEVAQMVLVGKINSKIVSLVSRAGGRAVGISGNDANLIIARKMDRQKVRVENREEEVDLGHVGEIEEIRPALLHTLLDNQFIPVISPLAIDRNGNDLNINADTAAGELAIALGAHKLISMTDVDGIMNRERTEVYRRMTPQDAEELIASGVVSEGMIPKVLAVLRALHGGVPYAHIINGNLAHNLIMELFTAEGVGTMITDRIDEV is encoded by the coding sequence ATGAAGCGTGAAGACGTCCTGATGGAGGCACTGCCCTACATCCAGAAGTTCCATGGAAGAAGCATGGTCATCAAGCTGGGCGGGCATGCCATGGTTGATACCTGCATTATGGACACCGTCATCCGTGATGTTGTCCTCCTCCAGCTGGTAGGGATTAAATGCGTAATCGTTCACGGCGGAGGTCCTGAGATCACCGAGAAGATGAAGGCCATGGGGAAACAGCCACGATTTGTATCTGGCCTTCGGATCACCGATGATGACACCCTTGAAGTTGCCCAGATGGTCCTTGTCGGCAAGATAAATTCAAAGATCGTCTCCCTTGTCTCCCGTGCCGGGGGAAGGGCGGTTGGGATCTCCGGGAATGACGCCAACCTTATTATCGCGAGAAAGATGGACCGGCAAAAGGTCAGGGTTGAAAACCGGGAGGAGGAGGTTGACCTTGGACATGTTGGAGAGATAGAAGAGATTCGGCCGGCTCTCCTTCACACGCTCCTTGACAACCAGTTCATCCCGGTCATCTCACCCCTTGCCATCGACCGGAATGGCAATGATCTGAACATCAATGCAGATACCGCAGCCGGAGAGCTTGCCATCGCTCTTGGTGCACACAAACTTATCAGCATGACAGATGTGGACGGTATCATGAACCGTGAACGGACCGAGGTCTACCGGCGGATGACACCGCAGGATGCAGAGGAACTGATCGCATCTGGCGTCGTGTCCGAAGGAATGATCCCTAAAGTGCTTGCGGTTCTTCGTGCCCTCCATGGTGGTGTTCCCTATGCCCATATCATCAATGGTAACCTGGCTCACAATCTGATCATGGAACTCTTCACCGCTGAAGGGGTCGGAACCATGATCACCGACCGAATTGACGAGGTGTGA
- a CDS encoding cytochrome c biogenesis protein CcdA, whose amino-acid sequence MLLGSLTGPVCGSVYLRNGTEISEDTAYLTILQDGNTTAENLSIQFFYNTHCGACHSALAFLEKYRSENPGIVIAYHDLFNSTENRELFENYKAQYNRQYAAVPVIFMGNAVLEGTYAIEENFEPLVKGYAELNTKGFSLPSLPQLTLSSQSKSDGTGISIPLIVGAGLLDGINPCAFAVLVILLIYLMSLGSRQKMILAGIVYSAAVFFFYFLSGVGIFTAIQTTGMVKGFSFVAAMIAIIAGILMIKDAFYPGKGPSLAIPEGRKGVISRYIEKSTVPSAFVLGILVGMFELPCTGGIYLAILSMISLRTDVSGGLGYLLIYNFAFILPLLIIIALVAWGLPPERVNEFRLEQRRVIRIIIGCIMFFFAAIILMELF is encoded by the coding sequence ATGCTACTGGGATCTCTGACCGGCCCGGTCTGTGGCTCGGTATATCTCAGGAACGGGACAGAGATAAGCGAGGATACAGCCTATCTCACCATTCTGCAGGATGGAAATACCACCGCAGAAAACCTCTCCATCCAGTTTTTCTACAATACCCATTGTGGTGCATGCCACAGTGCCCTGGCGTTTCTTGAGAAATACCGGTCTGAAAACCCTGGGATCGTAATTGCATACCATGACCTGTTTAATAGTACCGAAAACAGGGAACTGTTTGAGAATTATAAAGCACAGTATAACCGGCAGTATGCAGCGGTCCCGGTCATCTTCATGGGAAATGCCGTGCTTGAAGGAACTTATGCCATCGAGGAAAATTTTGAACCGCTGGTGAAGGGATATGCAGAACTGAATACGAAAGGATTTTCTCTCCCCTCACTCCCGCAATTAACTCTGTCGTCACAATCAAAATCAGACGGAACGGGTATCAGCATCCCCCTGATTGTCGGAGCCGGACTTCTCGACGGGATCAATCCCTGTGCCTTTGCAGTCCTTGTCATCCTCCTGATTTACCTGATGAGTCTTGGCAGCAGACAAAAGATGATCCTGGCAGGAATTGTCTACTCAGCGGCGGTCTTCTTCTTCTACTTCCTCTCCGGAGTAGGGATTTTCACGGCAATTCAAACAACCGGGATGGTCAAAGGATTTTCCTTCGTGGCAGCGATGATTGCCATCATTGCAGGGATTTTGATGATAAAGGATGCCTTTTATCCGGGGAAGGGTCCATCACTTGCAATTCCTGAGGGAAGAAAAGGAGTTATAAGCCGGTATATTGAAAAGTCAACCGTCCCGTCAGCATTTGTCCTTGGAATTCTGGTCGGGATGTTTGAACTTCCCTGCACCGGAGGGATATACCTTGCCATTCTGTCTATGATATCTCTCCGGACTGATGTGAGTGGAGGCCTTGGATACCTGCTTATCTACAACTTTGCATTCATCCTTCCGCTTCTCATCATCATTGCCCTGGTTGCCTGGGGCCTGCCTCCGGAGCGGGTGAATGAGTTCAGGTTAGAGCAGAGGAGAGTTATCCGGATAATCATCGGATGTATCATGTTCTTCTTTGCAGCCATCATCCTGATGGAGTTATTCTAA
- a CDS encoding chorismate mutase, with product MSLDTLRLSIEEKDRAIITLIAERMSIVEEIAREKERQGLPVRIPDQANAVLDRATIESTNLGLDPAPIRDIFQILVRMSEEFQEQWRKKKEE from the coding sequence ATGTCACTAGATACACTCCGTTTATCTATCGAAGAAAAAGATCGTGCAATTATCACCCTGATAGCAGAACGAATGAGTATTGTAGAGGAGATTGCCAGGGAAAAAGAAAGACAGGGTCTCCCGGTCCGGATCCCTGATCAGGCCAATGCAGTCCTTGACCGGGCAACAATCGAATCCACCAATCTTGGTCTTGACCCGGCACCCATCCGGGATATATTTCAGATACTGGTGAGGATGAGCGAGGAGTTTCAGGAGCAATGGCGAAAGAAAAAGGAGGAATAA
- a CDS encoding SpoIIE family protein phosphatase has product MIVSIRQYLIFYIILIIALVLAGVLPISYIRATEDVIREHAIIEAYTEHTLIESVQLVNKGLDLIDSSLNPVMEEMLSTYLEEYTRSGQDPGAMDLFSLKERFSQQTNATVDLYVFNEDGIILYTTEPAVKGVDFKNYPEFYSALKQHMKGSTPAMDRVVRSVQNQSDLKVLGDLRKFAYIPTPDHRYVLEIGLLSDAFADIRSEFSYQYMVGRIWDENPDIDVLEIYDIWGNRVAVWSSDQNISEEVIPLPSDDITQALRSRSGTSFGSPVQGDRTTILFIDLKNPQALSDDSIVAVIRYGDRLKEQLEMLLFQYILFGIVGIGSGIILALLVSKRISAPIREIVTDVHQIADGDLDHTIRSMHTLEFTELETSMNLMIQKIKEYSEEIERKRSEMLVASKIQQSIIPASFPVPEGFDIAAITIPALEVGGDFYDIFSRHDTSVTLVLADVAGKGVPAALFMALSRTIIRILTRWPGSPAGIIRSSNSIFIEDSGSVSFVTLFFGVLDAQSCILRYVNAGHNPPVLYRAERNLSTLEPTGPVIGLLDDPDYSEGSVTLSPGDVLVIYSDGVTEAMDPDGKLFTEERLYEVIQQHHLSSAEGLMQAIVLAVRTFAGTAPQSDDLTLIVVKR; this is encoded by the coding sequence ATGATTGTATCCATCCGGCAATACCTCATTTTTTACATCATTCTCATTATTGCCCTCGTTCTTGCCGGAGTATTACCGATCAGTTATATCAGGGCAACTGAGGATGTCATCAGGGAACATGCCATAATAGAGGCATATACTGAGCATACGTTGATCGAATCGGTTCAGCTGGTAAATAAGGGACTGGATCTGATTGACAGTTCTTTAAATCCGGTTATGGAAGAGATGCTCTCTACCTATCTTGAAGAGTATACGAGAAGCGGTCAGGATCCTGGGGCGATGGATCTTTTCTCGCTGAAAGAACGGTTCAGTCAGCAGACAAATGCAACGGTTGATCTCTATGTGTTTAATGAGGACGGGATCATTTTGTATACGACAGAGCCTGCAGTAAAGGGGGTAGACTTCAAAAATTACCCTGAATTTTATAGTGCACTCAAACAGCACATGAAAGGCAGCACCCCGGCCATGGATCGGGTGGTCAGATCTGTTCAGAATCAGAGTGATCTCAAGGTCCTTGGAGATCTCAGGAAGTTTGCATACATCCCGACTCCTGATCACCGGTATGTTCTTGAGATTGGTCTTTTATCTGATGCTTTTGCAGATATCAGGTCTGAATTCTCGTACCAGTATATGGTCGGACGGATATGGGATGAAAACCCGGATATTGATGTTCTTGAGATCTATGATATCTGGGGAAACCGGGTCGCGGTCTGGAGTTCAGATCAGAATATCTCTGAAGAGGTAATCCCCCTCCCCTCCGATGATATCACACAAGCTCTCAGGTCACGATCAGGTACATCATTTGGCTCCCCGGTACAGGGGGATCGCACCACCATTTTATTCATCGATCTGAAAAACCCACAGGCACTGTCTGATGATAGTATCGTCGCGGTGATCAGGTACGGAGACCGGCTGAAAGAACAGCTTGAGATGCTGCTGTTTCAGTATATCCTGTTTGGAATTGTAGGGATCGGTTCAGGTATAATTCTGGCACTTTTGGTATCTAAGCGTATTTCAGCTCCGATTCGGGAGATTGTTACCGACGTGCACCAGATAGCAGACGGGGACCTGGATCATACAATCAGAAGCATGCACACCCTTGAATTTACCGAACTTGAGACCAGCATGAACCTGATGATCCAAAAGATCAAGGAGTACAGTGAGGAGATTGAACGAAAACGTTCAGAGATGCTTGTTGCATCGAAGATCCAGCAATCGATCATCCCTGCATCATTTCCGGTTCCGGAAGGCTTTGATATTGCTGCGATAACCATTCCGGCTCTTGAAGTCGGTGGGGATTTTTATGATATCTTTTCAAGGCATGATACCTCAGTCACCCTTGTGCTTGCTGATGTTGCAGGAAAAGGGGTGCCCGCTGCTCTCTTCATGGCACTCTCCCGGACCATCATCAGGATACTCACCCGCTGGCCCGGCTCCCCGGCAGGTATAATCCGGTCATCAAACTCCATCTTTATCGAGGACTCCGGTTCAGTGAGTTTTGTAACCCTGTTTTTCGGAGTCCTTGATGCTCAATCATGTATACTCCGGTATGTCAATGCAGGACATAACCCTCCTGTCCTGTACAGGGCTGAGAGGAACCTTTCAACTCTGGAACCAACCGGTCCGGTGATCGGTCTTTTGGACGATCCTGATTATTCTGAGGGTTCAGTCACACTCTCACCCGGTGATGTGCTTGTCATCTATTCAGACGGGGTGACTGAAGCGATGGATCCTGATGGGAAGTTATTCACTGAAGAACGGCTGTACGAAGTGATACAGCAGCACCATCTCTCTTCTGCAGAAGGACTGATGCAGGCAATCGTTCTGGCGGTTCGGACATTTGCTGGTACAGCACCCCAGTCTGATGATCTAACGCTCATTGTTGTGAAGAGATGA
- a CDS encoding STAS domain-containing protein — translation MDISIQRSEGPLTLILSGRMDGFGAQQVAEAIRNDLRESDREIIFDLGGVDYISSAGLRVFQEVYRKIHERKGTVSLCQVGEFTQKVLKMGGFLQAFQIYPTLHEALTHSSTRPAGNAETNGIFTATHLTTGPVHLKVRGNISRVAAGEVMVQDFMKIPYEKGRYSVGIGAIGTDGSTISDLAGEMMELSGSVIWVPADGNKTPDFITSDIIEAGDLVQSGLFQVSYDGSMHAVLTIENLIKPVSLQTLYEEIFRFAEKTWPSWGGICFVTFQAGIEGVCSSDITSSLVRAAEKKQSEGTRPEEHKSLYYIPRKDNLLDTVSVDVLDPQYRGETLLGCGYIVDIPKAREKFPEDLLKRITLLPTPSHPSQLYAHLCGAVMHDIPWNPESDMEARITDGLLKGSLLAMHRLLGVTMIRSATIAIAPVTDIIPVQGS, via the coding sequence ATGGATATTTCAATACAGAGATCAGAAGGTCCGCTCACGCTTATTTTATCCGGAAGAATGGATGGATTTGGTGCCCAGCAGGTAGCGGAGGCGATCCGAAATGATCTCCGCGAGAGTGATCGGGAGATAATTTTTGACCTTGGCGGGGTCGATTATATCAGTTCAGCAGGTCTCCGGGTGTTTCAGGAAGTTTACCGGAAGATCCATGAACGCAAAGGAACGGTTTCTCTCTGTCAGGTTGGTGAATTTACCCAGAAAGTTCTGAAGATGGGTGGTTTTCTTCAGGCATTTCAGATCTACCCCACACTGCATGAAGCACTGACCCATAGTAGTACCAGACCGGCAGGTAATGCAGAGACAAATGGCATTTTTACTGCAACACACCTGACCACAGGTCCGGTTCATCTCAAGGTCAGGGGGAATATTTCACGGGTTGCTGCCGGAGAGGTAATGGTGCAGGATTTCATGAAAATTCCCTATGAAAAGGGTCGGTATAGTGTAGGTATTGGTGCAATAGGTACTGATGGATCGACCATCTCTGACCTTGCCGGTGAGATGATGGAGTTATCCGGTTCTGTCATCTGGGTGCCGGCGGACGGGAACAAGACTCCTGATTTCATTACCAGCGATATCATAGAGGCCGGTGATCTCGTCCAGTCAGGGCTTTTTCAGGTATCCTATGACGGTTCGATGCATGCTGTTCTGACGATTGAAAACCTCATAAAACCGGTCAGCCTGCAGACCCTGTATGAAGAAATATTCCGGTTTGCAGAGAAAACCTGGCCCTCATGGGGGGGTATCTGCTTCGTCACCTTCCAGGCAGGTATTGAAGGAGTGTGCAGCTCTGACATTACTTCCTCACTCGTCAGGGCAGCAGAAAAGAAGCAGTCAGAAGGGACCCGCCCTGAAGAGCACAAGTCACTCTATTATATTCCAAGGAAGGATAATCTCCTGGATACTGTCTCCGTCGATGTGCTTGATCCACAGTACCGTGGCGAAACCCTTCTTGGATGCGGATACATCGTGGATATTCCAAAAGCCAGGGAAAAGTTTCCTGAAGATCTTCTGAAAAGAATTACCCTTCTTCCAACCCCGTCTCATCCCTCACAGCTCTACGCACACCTCTGTGGAGCCGTGATGCATGATATCCCGTGGAATCCTGAATCTGATATGGAGGCCCGGATAACCGATGGACTATTGAAAGGCTCCCTTTTGGCGATGCACCGGCTTTTAGGCGTCACCATGATCAGAAGTGCGACCATTGCGATTGCACCGGTAACTGATATCATCCCGGTTCAGGGTTCCTGA
- a CDS encoding RNA-binding domain-containing protein has translation MLTKDLLEIISHGENSGVEFKRDDVRPEQLAKEIVALANHRGGMILLGVEDDGTISGVQRDNLETWIFDTVFGRYVHPMILPFYETVRIEPGKQVAVISFPEGTSKPYVLRNNDREEIYIRAGSTSRLATREQQARLFAAGGILHTELLPVPGTSFQSLDLTRIREYLTHIIHDPEIPDKDEDWIRRLTGLGMLTTVSGDRVVCTIAGIVLFGIHPRKYMRQAGIRLIIYESEEKTYQTFVDTVLDGPCTGRYITNEHGVRTLQDPGLIERFSEMIMPFISTGASTVNDEFRLTKDWQYPFEAIREVVINALCHRDWTRAVDVEVSRYSDRIEIISPGALPNSMTVEKMIAGQRSPRNPLIVEILRDYGYVESRGMGVRTKVIPLMKMNNNREPVFKATEDYLCTVLYRKSE, from the coding sequence ATGCTCACAAAAGATCTGCTGGAGATAATCTCTCATGGTGAGAACTCAGGGGTCGAGTTCAAGCGAGATGATGTGAGACCTGAGCAACTTGCGAAAGAGATTGTGGCTCTTGCAAATCATCGCGGCGGTATGATCCTCCTTGGTGTAGAGGATGACGGAACCATCAGTGGAGTTCAGCGTGATAATCTGGAGACCTGGATATTTGACACCGTTTTTGGACGGTACGTCCACCCTATGATTCTTCCCTTTTATGAAACGGTCCGGATTGAACCGGGGAAGCAGGTTGCAGTTATATCGTTTCCTGAAGGCACGTCAAAACCGTATGTTCTCCGAAATAATGACCGGGAAGAGATCTATATCAGGGCTGGTTCAACCTCAAGACTTGCGACCCGTGAACAGCAGGCACGACTGTTTGCTGCCGGGGGGATTTTACACACTGAACTCCTCCCGGTTCCGGGAACCTCATTCCAGTCCCTTGACCTTACCCGAATCCGGGAATATCTCACTCATATTATCCATGATCCGGAGATTCCTGACAAAGATGAAGACTGGATACGAAGGCTCACCGGACTTGGGATGCTCACGACCGTCTCTGGAGACAGAGTTGTCTGCACCATTGCCGGCATTGTTCTCTTCGGGATACACCCACGGAAATATATGAGGCAGGCAGGAATCCGCCTTATCATATACGAATCAGAAGAGAAGACCTACCAGACATTCGTTGATACCGTACTTGACGGGCCATGTACCGGACGATATATCACAAATGAACACGGAGTCAGAACACTCCAGGACCCAGGTCTCATTGAACGGTTCAGCGAGATGATTATGCCATTTATCTCAACCGGTGCGAGCACAGTCAATGATGAGTTCAGACTGACAAAAGACTGGCAATACCCCTTTGAAGCAATTCGTGAAGTGGTCATCAACGCCCTCTGCCACCGGGACTGGACACGGGCAGTTGATGTCGAAGTAAGCAGATATAGTGACAGGATTGAGATCATCAGCCCTGGTGCTCTTCCAAATTCCATGACCGTAGAGAAGATGATTGCAGGGCAGCGGTCTCCACGAAATCCATTGATAGTGGAAATATTACGTGACTATGGGTATGTTGAGAGTAGGGGGATG